The following proteins come from a genomic window of Galactobacillus timonensis:
- the topA gene encoding type I DNA topoisomerase translates to MKDLVIVESPSKSKTIQKYLGSGFDVVSSKGHIRDLAIKGKDGLGVDIEDHFKPTYVISKDKKDVVKDLQTRASKADHVYLATDPDREGEAISWHLAEVLGLNEQDTNRVTFHEITHDAVIDAFHQPRAIDMDLVHSQETRRILDRIIGFKLSKLLHSKIHSKSAGRVQSVALKLIVEREKEIKAFVPQEYWTVDAEFIKDGQKFTASLAKFNGEKADKVPAEVAKKAAEACQGPFEITSIKIAEKKTAPFKPFITSTLQQEASTKLSFSAKRTMAVAQRLYEGIDIGNGQEGLITYMRTDSTRLSNVYMAAAHDLIQKQFGKEYSGWYQAKNDANAQDAHEAIRPTSLANDPEKIKSYLTSEQYRLYKLIYDRALASQMSAAVYSSETVTLSQNGYDFTASGSRRTFDGWLKVYGPYYSSKDTVLPELKEGEKLSASSMKPNQHFTEPPARYSEARLIKAMEDEGIGRPSTYAMIIDTIQARGYVKLDRSSPTSRTKVFFPTEQGILTTEKLDEYFSSIINVKYTAAMESDLDLIAEGKADEEQTLEQFWAKFSPLLKEADEKMERTAPELVGEKCPECGGELVYRNGRFGRFIACSNFPKCRYSRNLEDKTKEKPEMTDRICPKCGANLLKRKSRFGTYFYGCSRYPECHYMENEAGEEIISKRDRYKKAAAAAEETAETSAKPAAKKTMAKKAAAKKTTTKKTTTTKKTTTRKTAARKTVKKTDAAEE, encoded by the coding sequence ATGAAAGATCTGGTTATTGTAGAGTCACCATCCAAAAGCAAGACAATTCAGAAGTATCTTGGGAGCGGCTTTGATGTCGTATCTTCCAAGGGACATATCCGTGATCTTGCGATCAAGGGCAAGGACGGACTGGGCGTTGACATTGAAGATCACTTCAAGCCGACGTATGTCATTTCCAAAGATAAGAAAGATGTCGTAAAGGATCTGCAGACACGTGCATCCAAAGCGGATCATGTCTATCTTGCGACCGACCCGGATCGTGAGGGGGAGGCGATTTCCTGGCATTTGGCTGAGGTTCTCGGCCTGAATGAGCAGGACACCAATCGGGTTACGTTTCATGAGATTACGCATGATGCGGTTATTGATGCGTTCCATCAGCCGCGTGCCATTGATATGGATCTGGTCCATTCCCAGGAGACGCGCCGGATTCTGGATCGGATCATCGGCTTCAAGCTTTCGAAGCTGTTGCATTCCAAGATTCACTCCAAGAGTGCCGGCCGTGTGCAGTCGGTCGCTTTGAAGCTGATCGTGGAGCGTGAGAAGGAAATCAAGGCTTTCGTTCCGCAGGAGTACTGGACCGTGGATGCGGAGTTTATCAAGGACGGTCAGAAGTTCACTGCATCCCTTGCAAAGTTCAACGGAGAAAAGGCGGATAAGGTTCCGGCCGAGGTGGCCAAGAAGGCTGCGGAAGCCTGCCAGGGCCCCTTTGAGATCACCAGCATCAAGATTGCGGAAAAGAAGACCGCTCCTTTCAAGCCGTTCATCACATCAACGCTTCAGCAGGAAGCCAGCACGAAGCTCAGCTTCAGTGCGAAGCGGACGATGGCAGTTGCTCAGCGTCTGTATGAAGGCATCGATATCGGAAACGGTCAGGAAGGTCTGATCACCTACATGCGTACTGACAGTACGCGTCTTTCCAATGTGTATATGGCGGCGGCGCATGATCTGATTCAGAAACAGTTCGGCAAGGAATATTCCGGCTGGTATCAGGCAAAGAATGATGCCAATGCCCAGGATGCCCATGAAGCGATCCGTCCCACCAGTCTTGCGAATGATCCGGAAAAGATCAAATCCTATCTGACCAGTGAACAGTACCGGCTTTACAAACTGATCTATGATCGCGCCCTTGCGTCGCAGATGAGTGCAGCTGTCTACAGCAGTGAGACGGTGACACTGTCGCAGAACGGATATGACTTTACGGCCAGCGGATCACGGCGTACGTTTGACGGCTGGCTGAAGGTGTATGGACCGTATTATTCGAGCAAGGATACGGTTCTTCCGGAGTTGAAGGAAGGCGAGAAGCTCAGTGCTTCGAGCATGAAGCCGAACCAGCACTTCACGGAGCCGCCTGCCCGCTACAGCGAAGCGCGTCTGATCAAGGCGATGGAAGACGAGGGCATCGGCCGTCCGTCGACCTATGCGATGATCATCGATACGATTCAGGCAAGAGGCTATGTGAAGCTGGATCGTTCGTCGCCCACGAGCCGCACGAAGGTATTCTTCCCGACGGAACAGGGCATTCTGACAACGGAAAAGCTGGATGAATATTTCTCGAGCATCATCAATGTCAAGTACACGGCGGCGATGGAAAGCGACCTCGACCTCATCGCGGAAGGCAAGGCGGATGAGGAACAGACGCTGGAGCAGTTCTGGGCAAAGTTCTCGCCGCTGCTGAAAGAAGCGGACGAGAAGATGGAACGTACGGCTCCGGAACTGGTTGGCGAAAAGTGTCCGGAGTGCGGCGGTGAACTTGTGTACCGCAATGGCCGCTTCGGCCGTTTCATTGCCTGCTCGAATTTTCCCAAGTGTCGTTATTCACGCAACCTTGAGGACAAGACGAAGGAAAAGCCGGAGATGACGGATAGGATCTGCCCGAAGTGCGGCGCCAATCTTCTGAAGCGCAAGAGCCGCTTCGGAACGTATTTCTATGGCTGTTCACGGTATCCGGAGTGCCATTACATGGAGAATGAGGCCGGCGAAGAGATTATCTCGAAGCGTGACCGCTACAAGAAGGCAGCCGCCGCTGCCGAGGAAACGGCAGAAACGTCAGCAAAACCTGCGGCTAAAAAGACAATGGCAAAGAAGGCTGCCGCAAAGAAGACAACAACCAAAAAGACAACAACCACAAAGAAAACGACCACCAGAAAGACAGCAGCGCGCAAAACCGTGAAGAAAACGGACGCTGCAGAAGAATGA
- the trmFO gene encoding methylenetetrahydrofolate--tRNA-(uracil(54)-C(5))-methyltransferase (FADH(2)-oxidizing) TrmFO: protein MTKVTVAGAGLAGCEAAYQLAKRGIDVDLVEMKPAKKTPAQAEDTFAELVCSNSLKSTSLTTGPGLLKEEMRRMGSLLIEAADATALPAGSALAVDRQKFSSYVDHAVRSNSHITVVEKELDSIPEGPCIIATGPLSSDAMMEALKNLLHSDACYFFDAEAPIVTGDSIDMTKAYRKSRYDKGDADYINCPMDREQFEAFYEALISAETVPIRSFEKEIYYEGCMPFEIMARRGRQTLLFGPMKPVGLQMPDGRRPYAVVQLRQDNAEASLYNIVGFQTHLTWGEQKRILHMIPGLEQCEIVRYGVMHRNNYINAPTCLKETYQSRVRDDLFFAGQISGVEGYMESGSSGLLAGINMARCLAGKDPLVLGPETMTGALAHYIANGDASNFQPMGANFGIVHLEALVTKKQRREAIAKQALDRIDQLVGNGL from the coding sequence ATGACGAAGGTTACGGTAGCCGGAGCCGGTCTGGCGGGCTGTGAGGCGGCGTATCAGCTGGCAAAGCGCGGCATTGATGTTGATCTTGTGGAAATGAAGCCGGCGAAGAAGACACCTGCCCAGGCGGAAGATACGTTTGCGGAGCTGGTATGTTCCAACAGTCTCAAATCGACTTCCCTGACGACGGGACCGGGTCTTCTGAAGGAAGAGATGCGGCGCATGGGTTCCCTGTTGATTGAGGCAGCCGATGCGACGGCGCTGCCGGCCGGCAGTGCACTGGCCGTTGACCGGCAGAAATTTTCCTCCTATGTGGACCATGCGGTCCGCAGCAACTCTCATATTACGGTTGTTGAAAAGGAACTGGATTCGATTCCCGAAGGACCATGCATTATCGCCACAGGTCCGCTTTCTTCCGATGCGATGATGGAGGCGCTGAAGAACCTTCTGCACAGCGATGCCTGCTACTTCTTTGATGCGGAAGCCCCGATCGTTACCGGCGATTCCATTGACATGACAAAGGCGTACCGCAAGTCGCGCTATGACAAGGGCGATGCGGATTACATTAACTGTCCCATGGACCGGGAACAGTTTGAAGCGTTCTATGAAGCCTTGATCAGTGCCGAGACGGTACCAATCCGTTCCTTTGAAAAGGAAATCTACTACGAAGGGTGCATGCCCTTTGAAATCATGGCCAGACGCGGCAGGCAGACGCTGCTTTTCGGACCGATGAAGCCGGTAGGTCTGCAGATGCCGGACGGTCGCCGCCCTTATGCGGTTGTTCAGCTGCGGCAGGACAATGCGGAAGCTTCACTCTACAACATTGTCGGCTTCCAGACGCATCTGACCTGGGGAGAGCAGAAGCGCATTCTGCATATGATTCCAGGTCTGGAACAGTGCGAGATCGTCCGCTATGGCGTCATGCACCGGAATAACTACATCAATGCCCCGACCTGTCTGAAGGAAACCTATCAGTCCAGGGTGCGGGATGATCTGTTCTTTGCGGGACAGATCAGCGGCGTCGAAGGATATATGGAAAGCGGTTCATCGGGTCTTCTGGCGGGAATCAATATGGCCAGATGCCTTGCTGGAAAGGATCCTCTGGTCCTTGGACCGGAAACGATGACCGGAGCCCTGGCACATTACATTGCCAATGGCGATGCGTCGAATTTTCAGCCGATGGGTGCTAACTTCGGCATCGTTCATCTGGAGGCACTGGTCACCAAGAAACAGCGGCGGGAGGCAATCGCGAAGCAGGCTCTGGACCGGATTGATCAGCTGGTGGGCAATGGACTTTGA
- the xerA gene encoding site-specific tyrosine recombinase/integron integrase codes for MDFEEALDRFLKHLALSRTGSKDTDDAYRRDLTRFIEWLKDAKITSLEDVTKEDISQYVTDLRSGKIGGKPLSNASYARNLSSLRSFFRYLNQYEGIDNNPVAMFKSSNQRRQLPEVLTFDQTEQLLNSFDLTQPKEIRDRCILEVLYACGLRVSECAGLKVADIDLDSGYLRVHGKESKERIVPFYHRCGQLIELYEKEVRPQYMEKTPEHGILFVNQHGHPISSRAIELLVEQSGEKAGLNMHLHPHMLRHSFATHMLDNGADLRTVQELLGHASLSTTQIYTHVMSDRLNRVVQNAHPYAKKGK; via the coding sequence ATGGACTTTGAAGAGGCACTGGACCGTTTTCTGAAACATCTTGCCTTAAGCCGTACAGGCTCCAAAGATACGGATGATGCCTATCGAAGGGACCTGACGCGGTTTATTGAATGGCTGAAGGATGCGAAGATCACGAGCCTGGAAGATGTGACCAAGGAAGATATCAGCCAGTATGTGACGGATCTGCGCTCGGGAAAGATCGGTGGAAAGCCCCTGAGCAATGCGAGCTATGCGCGCAATCTGTCATCGCTGCGTTCGTTTTTCCGTTATCTGAATCAGTATGAAGGCATCGACAACAATCCGGTGGCGATGTTCAAAAGCAGCAATCAGCGCCGGCAGCTGCCTGAGGTATTGACGTTTGATCAGACGGAGCAGCTGCTGAACAGCTTTGACCTTACGCAGCCGAAGGAAATCCGCGACCGGTGCATCCTTGAGGTGCTGTATGCCTGCGGTCTGCGTGTGAGCGAGTGCGCCGGGCTGAAGGTGGCGGATATTGATCTTGACAGCGGATATCTCAGGGTGCACGGCAAGGAATCAAAGGAGAGAATCGTACCGTTCTATCACCGCTGTGGACAGCTGATCGAGCTGTATGAGAAAGAAGTGCGTCCGCAGTATATGGAAAAAACACCGGAACACGGCATCCTCTTTGTCAACCAGCATGGTCATCCGATCAGCAGCCGGGCAATTGAGCTTCTGGTGGAGCAAAGCGGAGAGAAAGCAGGACTCAACATGCACCTGCATCCGCATATGCTCAGACACAGCTTTGCCACCCACATGCTCGATAACGGGGCGGATCTTCGTACGGTTCAGGAGCTGTTGGGGCATGCAAGTCTCAGTACGACGCAGATCTATACGCATGTTATGTCGGACCGGCTGAACCGGGTGGTTCAAAATGCACATCCGTATGCGAAAAAAGGGAAATAG
- the rpsB gene encoding 30S ribosomal protein S2 — protein sequence MTVISMRKMLENGVHFGHQTRKWNPKFRPYIYTAKNSIYIIDLAKTEEMLDTAYNALKELTENGGKVLFVGTKKQAQAPILAEALRSGSFYVNQRWLGGTLTNFRTIQKSVKKLADIEEMESKGMLSVYTKKEQAEMLKQKDKLENFLGGIKEMKKLPDALFVVDPVEEHNAVAEARKLHIPVFALVDTNADPTVIDYPIPANDDAVRSITLMVGVMADAIAEAKGGVLEFAHQEDESVADITMKDVMVEVDRQAAEYEKRKRQRYEERRQQMQQGRGGKFGAGERRVFRRSDRTGAAAPAAKADAPAEAEAGTEEKAA from the coding sequence ATGACCGTTATCTCCATGAGGAAAATGTTAGAGAATGGTGTTCATTTCGGACATCAGACTCGCAAGTGGAACCCGAAGTTCCGCCCGTACATCTACACTGCCAAGAACAGCATCTACATCATCGATCTCGCAAAGACCGAGGAGATGCTCGACACGGCATACAACGCTCTCAAGGAACTGACCGAGAACGGTGGAAAGGTTCTCTTCGTCGGTACCAAGAAGCAGGCACAGGCTCCGATTCTTGCGGAAGCTCTTCGTTCCGGTTCCTTCTATGTCAACCAGCGCTGGCTGGGCGGCACACTGACCAACTTCCGTACGATTCAGAAGTCGGTCAAGAAGCTTGCAGACATCGAAGAGATGGAAAGCAAGGGAATGCTTAGCGTCTATACGAAGAAGGAACAGGCTGAGATGCTCAAGCAGAAGGACAAGCTTGAGAACTTCCTTGGCGGTATCAAGGAAATGAAGAAGCTCCCGGATGCTCTGTTCGTTGTTGATCCGGTTGAGGAGCACAACGCAGTTGCTGAGGCCCGCAAGCTTCACATTCCGGTCTTCGCTCTTGTTGATACGAATGCGGATCCGACGGTCATCGATTATCCGATTCCGGCAAACGATGATGCAGTCCGTTCCATCACTCTGATGGTCGGCGTCATGGCTGATGCAATTGCTGAGGCTAAGGGCGGTGTTCTGGAATTCGCTCATCAGGAAGATGAGAGCGTCGCTGATATCACCATGAAGGATGTCATGGTTGAGGTTGATCGTCAGGCTGCTGAGTATGAGAAGCGCAAGCGTCAGCGGTATGAGGAGCGCCGTCAGCAGATGCAGCAGGGCCGCGGCGGCAAGTTCGGTGCAGGTGAGCGCCGTGTCTTCCGTCGTTCGGATCGTACAGGTGCAGCAGCACCGGCAGCCAAGGCTGATGCTCCGGCAGAAGCTGAAGCAGGCACAGAGGAGAAGGCAGCATGA
- the tsf gene encoding translation elongation factor Ts, whose amino-acid sequence MTITASMVKELREQTGAGMMDCKKALVATDGDMAKAVDWLRENGAMKAAKKENRTAADGLSKVVVNGNKATIVELNSETDFVAKNEKFLALLDSTVNAIAAADPKTLDEALALKGADGTTLEEEIVQARAVIGEKISLRRFANVEKTDDEEFGTYMHNGGLISAVVVVKGSKDPQVAKNMAMQVASMAPEYVSSKDLPAEVVEHERQIQTELMNNDPKNANKPDAIKAKIIEGKISKALEDVCLVDQIFFLDQDKKVGAWLKEQGAEVVTFVRYKVGEGIEKKQENYAEEVAKMAMGK is encoded by the coding sequence ATGACAATTACTGCTTCCATGGTTAAGGAACTGCGCGAACAGACCGGCGCAGGAATGATGGACTGCAAGAAGGCTCTTGTCGCAACGGATGGTGACATGGCCAAGGCAGTTGACTGGCTCCGTGAAAACGGTGCCATGAAGGCTGCAAAGAAGGAAAACCGTACGGCTGCGGACGGTCTGAGCAAGGTTGTCGTCAACGGCAACAAGGCTACGATCGTCGAGCTCAACTCGGAGACTGACTTCGTCGCCAAAAACGAGAAGTTCCTGGCTCTGCTGGACAGCACGGTCAATGCAATCGCTGCTGCTGATCCGAAGACTCTGGATGAGGCTCTTGCTCTCAAGGGTGCTGATGGTACGACGCTGGAAGAGGAAATCGTCCAAGCCCGTGCTGTCATCGGCGAAAAGATTTCTCTGCGCCGCTTTGCGAACGTTGAGAAGACGGATGATGAGGAGTTCGGTACCTATATGCACAATGGCGGTCTGATTTCGGCTGTCGTTGTTGTCAAGGGCTCCAAGGATCCGCAGGTTGCCAAGAACATGGCAATGCAGGTTGCGTCCATGGCTCCGGAATATGTTTCGAGCAAGGATCTGCCGGCCGAGGTTGTTGAACATGAGCGTCAGATTCAGACAGAGCTTATGAACAATGATCCGAAGAACGCAAACAAGCCGGATGCGATCAAGGCCAAGATCATTGAGGGCAAGATTTCCAAGGCTCTCGAAGATGTATGCCTGGTTGATCAGATCTTCTTCCTGGATCAGGACAAGAAGGTCGGCGCATGGCTCAAGGAGCAGGGTGCTGAAGTCGTTACGTTCGTCCGCTACAAGGTTGGCGAAGGCATCGAGAAGAAGCAGGAGAACTACGCAGAAGAAGTTGCCAAGATGGCAATGGGCAAGTAA